The Roseicyclus marinus genome has a segment encoding these proteins:
- a CDS encoding Mrp/NBP35 family ATP-binding protein has product MTQTRDTILEALRGLTLPDGGDVVSRDMVRALKVEGGRISFVLEAESPEQAGKMEPVRLACEGMLRKLPGVEQVSVALTAHGPAPKAPPAPSLKFGGHPTPQAGPMKPASVKRIIAIGSGKGGVGKSTVSSNLAVALARQGKKVGLLDADIYGPSQPRMMGVNKRPASPDGKTIIPLQGHGVTLMSIGFMLAEDKAVVWRGPMLMGALQQMLTQVEWGDLDVLLVDLPPGTGDVAMTLCQKSEVTGAIVVSTPQDVALLDARKALNMFELLKTPVLGLIENMGVYCCPKCGHEAHIFGQGGVKAEADKLGLPYLGSLPIDLETRVAGDAGVPIAAGDSPMAEAYAALARRFIEGGIV; this is encoded by the coding sequence ATGACCCAGACCCGCGACACGATCCTTGAGGCGCTCCGCGGATTGACGCTGCCCGATGGCGGCGACGTGGTGAGCCGCGACATGGTGCGCGCGCTCAAAGTCGAGGGTGGGCGCATCAGTTTCGTGCTGGAGGCCGAAAGCCCCGAACAGGCAGGCAAGATGGAGCCGGTGCGGCTGGCCTGCGAGGGGATGTTGCGCAAGCTGCCCGGCGTGGAGCAGGTGAGCGTCGCGCTGACCGCGCATGGCCCCGCGCCCAAGGCCCCGCCTGCGCCGAGCCTGAAATTCGGCGGCCATCCGACGCCGCAGGCAGGCCCGATGAAACCCGCCAGCGTCAAGCGGATCATCGCCATCGGGTCGGGCAAGGGCGGCGTGGGGAAATCCACCGTCTCGTCCAACCTGGCCGTCGCGCTGGCGCGGCAGGGCAAGAAGGTGGGGCTTCTGGATGCCGATATCTACGGGCCCAGCCAACCGCGCATGATGGGCGTGAACAAGCGCCCTGCATCGCCCGACGGCAAGACGATCATCCCGCTTCAGGGGCATGGCGTGACGCTGATGTCCATCGGGTTCATGCTGGCCGAGGACAAGGCCGTGGTCTGGCGGGGGCCGATGCTGATGGGCGCCTTGCAGCAGATGCTGACGCAGGTGGAATGGGGCGATCTGGACGTGCTGTTGGTCGACCTGCCGCCGGGGACGGGCGATGTGGCGATGACGCTCTGCCAGAAATCCGAGGTGACGGGCGCGATCGTGGTCTCGACCCCGCAGGATGTGGCGCTTCTGGATGCGCGCAAGGCGCTGAACATGTTCGAGCTGTTGAAGACGCCGGTTCTGGGCCTGATCGAGAACATGGGCGTCTATTGCTGCCCCAAGTGCGGGCATGAGGCGCATATTTTCGGGCAGGGGGGCGTGAAGGCCGAGGCCGACAAGCTGGGCCTGCCCTATCTGGGATCGCTTCCCATCGACCTGGAAACCCGGGTGGCGGGCGATGCAGGCGTGCCTATCGCGGCGGGCGACAGCCCCATGGCCGAAGCCTATGCGGCGCTGGCGCGGCGCTTCATCGAGGGCGGCATCGTCTGA
- a CDS encoding MFS transporter, with the protein MTLRKPHLDKRMLAGGAFSNPQFRLFFLGIFFAVQAIWVQRVTLGWLAWERTGSAGFVGLVAGLSLAPTLILGPLFGVMADRVDIRRASLSTNGSMAAVLAALALALPWTGPVALVLAALAIGVISSAHHPVRMSLGPRLVPADMVQHVVSITALNFNLARLIAPVIAGWVIATAGAEVALWVSVACYMPMLIVLPRLSPRALPPRPRASILSDLLDGLRYALTAPLVRNALLLTLAFAMVVRGALEVLPVLADGAFGRGAAGLGMLTAAAGAGAISSAFLKAVGLGAFGARIAPAVLWAAMAGQGAVVAMGLAPVWPMALAATVVAGFCSTWVGVSMQAAIQTDLPDGYRGRVMSLWIVMGFGSVALGAFAVGGLAEWIGISAALVAGGLAGAVAQGAIILGMQRRG; encoded by the coding sequence ATGACGTTGCGTAAGCCGCATCTTGACAAGAGGATGCTTGCGGGAGGGGCCTTTTCGAACCCGCAGTTCCGCCTGTTTTTCCTTGGCATCTTCTTTGCGGTGCAGGCGATCTGGGTGCAGCGGGTGACGCTGGGCTGGTTGGCCTGGGAGCGGACGGGATCGGCGGGATTCGTGGGATTGGTCGCGGGTTTGAGCCTTGCGCCGACATTGATCCTTGGACCGCTGTTCGGGGTGATGGCGGATCGGGTCGACATCCGGCGGGCCTCTTTGTCCACCAATGGGTCCATGGCGGCGGTCCTGGCGGCGCTGGCGCTGGCCTTGCCCTGGACGGGGCCTGTCGCGCTGGTTCTGGCGGCGCTGGCGATCGGGGTGATTTCCTCGGCGCATCATCCGGTGCGGATGTCGCTGGGGCCACGGCTGGTGCCGGCCGACATGGTCCAGCATGTCGTGAGCATCACGGCGCTCAATTTCAACCTGGCCCGGCTGATCGCCCCGGTGATCGCGGGCTGGGTGATCGCCACGGCGGGGGCGGAGGTCGCGCTGTGGGTTTCGGTCGCGTGCTACATGCCGATGCTGATCGTCCTGCCGCGCCTGAGCCCGCGCGCGCTGCCGCCGCGGCCCAGGGCCTCGATCCTGTCGGACCTGCTGGACGGGCTGCGCTATGCGCTGACCGCGCCGCTGGTGCGCAATGCGCTTTTGTTGACGCTGGCCTTTGCCATGGTGGTGCGCGGCGCGCTGGAGGTTTTGCCGGTTCTGGCTGACGGGGCATTCGGCCGGGGGGCTGCGGGATTGGGCATGCTGACGGCGGCGGCGGGGGCTGGCGCGATTTCGTCGGCCTTTCTGAAGGCGGTGGGATTGGGCGCGTTCGGCGCAAGGATCGCGCCCGCCGTCCTGTGGGCCGCGATGGCGGGGCAGGGGGCCGTGGTGGCGATGGGTCTTGCGCCCGTCTGGCCCATGGCGCTGGCCGCGACCGTGGTGGCGGGCTTTTGTTCTACATGGGTGGGCGTCAGCATGCAGGCCGCGATCCAGACCGATCTGCCCGATGGCTACCGGGGGCGGGTGATGAGCCTGTGGATCGTGATGGGATTTGGCAGTGTCGCGCTCGGGGCCTTTGCGGTCGGGGGGCTGGCGGAATGGATCGGCATCTCGGCGGCGCTGGTCGCGGGCGGTCTGGCCGGGGCCGTGGCGCAGGGCGCGATCATTCTGGGGATGCAGAGGCGGGGCTGA
- a CDS encoding DUF1127 domain-containing protein, with amino-acid sequence MAYVSSNRTTAALGLGDRIADIRKDLADAWRAHRIYRQTLRELQGLSLRELNDLGLNPSMLRAIALEAAYGKQG; translated from the coding sequence ATGGCATATGTATCGAGCAACCGTACCACCGCCGCACTTGGCCTGGGCGACCGTATCGCGGACATCCGCAAGGACCTGGCCGACGCATGGCGCGCGCACCGCATCTATCGGCAGACGCTGCGTGAATTGCAAGGGCTGTCGCTGCGCGAACTCAACGACCTGGGCCTGAACCCCTCCATGCTGCGGGCGATCGCGCTGGAAGCGGCCTACGGCAAGCAGGGCTGA
- a CDS encoding Lrp/AsnC family transcriptional regulator, with protein MTEIDEKDRQILRILTREGRISNLELAERVALSPSACSRRVQALEAAGVIAGYRAVLSAERIGVGFTAYLTVGLSEHTKRVQEAFERAMRAAPEVRECHNITGAVEYLLRVEVTDLRAYKRFHTDILGALPQVATITTYVVMGSPKDDRG; from the coding sequence ATGACCGAAATCGACGAGAAAGATCGACAGATATTGCGCATCCTGACGCGCGAGGGGCGGATCAGCAACCTGGAGCTGGCCGAGCGCGTGGCGCTGAGCCCTTCGGCCTGTTCGCGCCGGGTGCAGGCGCTGGAGGCGGCGGGTGTCATCGCGGGCTACCGGGCGGTCCTGTCGGCCGAACGGATCGGGGTGGGGTTCACCGCCTATCTGACCGTCGGTCTGTCCGAACATACCAAGCGGGTTCAGGAGGCATTCGAGCGCGCGATGCGCGCCGCGCCGGAGGTTCGGGAATGCCACAACATCACGGGGGCGGTGGAATACCTGCTGAGGGTCGAGGTGACGGACCTGCGCGCCTACAAGCGGTTTCACACCGATATCCTTGGCGCGCTGCCACAGGTGGCGACGATCACGACCTATGTGGTCATGGGATCGCCCAAGGATGATCGCGGCTGA
- a CDS encoding LysE family translocator, giving the protein MSLDLTLALILFAFASSITPGPNNIMLLASGANFGLKRTIPHMLGISMGHALMVALIGLGLLRLFELLPWLRPTLMAACAAYLLWLAWKIANAAAPDAARATGRPFSFLQAAGFQWVNPKAWYMGIYAQTQYAPEDAGWLGALFVPLVFALVNLPSVAVWAAAGMGLRRWLAVPGRLRAFNITMALLLVASLYPMLGL; this is encoded by the coding sequence ATGAGCCTCGACCTGACCCTTGCCCTGATCCTCTTTGCCTTCGCCTCCTCGATCACGCCGGGGCCGAACAACATCATGCTCCTGGCCTCGGGCGCGAATTTCGGCCTCAAGCGCACGATCCCGCACATGCTGGGCATTTCCATGGGCCATGCGCTGATGGTCGCGCTGATCGGCCTGGGCCTGTTGCGATTGTTCGAGCTTTTGCCATGGCTTCGGCCCACGCTCATGGCGGCCTGCGCCGCCTATCTTCTGTGGCTCGCGTGGAAAATCGCCAATGCCGCCGCCCCCGATGCCGCCCGCGCGACGGGACGGCCCTTCAGCTTTTTGCAGGCGGCAGGCTTTCAATGGGTGAACCCCAAAGCCTGGTACATGGGCATCTATGCCCAGACGCAATATGCGCCCGAGGATGCCGGATGGCTCGGCGCGCTCTTCGTGCCGCTGGTCTTTGCGCTGGTGAACCTGCCCTCCGTCGCGGTCTGGGCGGCAGCGGGCATGGGGCTAAGGCGTTGGCTCGCCGTGCCGGGACGGCTGCGCGCCTTCAACATCACCATGGCGCTTTTGCTTGTCGCCTCGCTTTACCCGATGCTGGGGCTTTGA
- a CDS encoding ATP-dependent helicase gives MSRFDDDMGESDAFEAAARPASARSLSAQAMAARPMPYLDGLNPEQRAAVEALEGPVLMLAGAGTGKTRALTARIAHLLLTGTARPNEILAVTFTNKAAREMKMRVASLMGQPVEGMPWLGTFHAICVKLLRRHAELAGLKSNFTILDTDDQVRLMKQLILAAEIDEKRWPARQLAGIIDGWKNRALTPDKLPAAEAGAFNHRGPELYAQYQTRLRELNAVDFGDLLLHMVTIFQAHPDLLAQYQRWFRYILVDEYQDTNVAQYLWLRLLAQEHSNICVVGDDDQSIYGWRGAEVGNILRFEKDFPGAKVVRLEQNYRSTVHILEAANGVIAHNRERLGKSLRSVGEEGARVRLIGHWDGEEEARWVGEEIEAMGRGTRGMDPVSPDGIAILVRASHQMRAFEDRFLTIGLPYRVIGGPRFYERLEIRDAMAYFRLVVSPDDDLAFERVVNTPKRGLGDKAQQVIQRMARSNGVSLVEGARLAVETGAIGGKGARELRGFVDGLARWRGLMLGGLRAVGPEADDDLLIEEGAVQDRLSHIELAEMILDESGYTAMWQNDKTPEAPGRLENLKELVKALEGFENLQGFLEHVSLIMDNESDDQEEKVTLMTLHAAKGLEFPAVFLPGWEDGLFPSQRAMDESGIKGLEEERRLAYVGITRAEEVCTISFASNRRVYGQWQSQMASRFVDELPAEHVEVLTPSGLHGHQNMSSSASPVAGMMQGSALHEAAARADVYNSPGWRRLQQNQARPGLRQPSEARNMTIDAEAISVFALGDRVFHQKFGYGAVIGIEGDKMEVAFDKAGEKKVVASYLVSADAADDVPF, from the coding sequence ATGAGCAGGTTCGATGATGACATGGGTGAGTCGGACGCCTTCGAGGCCGCCGCCCGCCCCGCTTCCGCAAGATCCCTGTCCGCGCAGGCGATGGCCGCGCGGCCCATGCCCTATCTGGACGGGCTGAACCCCGAACAGCGCGCCGCGGTCGAGGCTTTGGAGGGCCCGGTCCTGATGCTGGCGGGGGCGGGCACGGGCAAGACGCGGGCGCTGACCGCGCGGATCGCGCATCTGCTCCTGACCGGCACGGCGCGGCCCAACGAGATCCTCGCCGTCACCTTCACCAACAAGGCCGCGCGCGAGATGAAGATGCGGGTGGCGAGCCTGATGGGCCAGCCGGTGGAGGGGATGCCGTGGCTCGGCACCTTCCATGCGATCTGCGTGAAGCTGTTGCGCCGTCATGCGGAACTGGCGGGGCTGAAGTCGAATTTCACCATCCTCGACACCGATGACCAGGTGCGGCTGATGAAGCAGCTGATCCTGGCCGCCGAGATCGACGAGAAACGCTGGCCCGCGCGGCAATTGGCCGGGATCATCGATGGCTGGAAGAACCGCGCGCTGACCCCAGACAAGCTACCCGCGGCGGAGGCTGGCGCCTTCAACCATCGGGGGCCCGAGCTTTACGCCCAGTACCAGACCCGTCTGCGGGAGCTGAACGCCGTCGATTTCGGCGATCTGTTGTTGCACATGGTCACGATCTTTCAGGCCCACCCGGACCTGTTGGCGCAATATCAGCGCTGGTTCCGCTATATCCTGGTCGACGAATACCAGGACACGAACGTCGCCCAATACCTGTGGCTGAGGCTTTTGGCGCAGGAGCATTCCAATATCTGCGTGGTGGGCGACGACGACCAGTCGATCTACGGCTGGCGCGGGGCCGAGGTGGGCAACATCCTGCGCTTCGAAAAGGATTTTCCGGGCGCCAAGGTGGTGCGGCTGGAACAGAATTACCGCTCGACCGTGCATATCCTGGAAGCCGCGAACGGGGTCATCGCGCACAACCGCGAGCGTCTGGGCAAATCGCTGCGCAGCGTGGGCGAGGAGGGCGCGCGCGTGCGCCTGATCGGCCATTGGGACGGCGAGGAAGAGGCGCGCTGGGTCGGCGAAGAGATCGAGGCGATGGGGCGCGGCACGCGCGGCATGGACCCGGTCAGCCCCGACGGCATCGCGATCCTTGTCCGGGCCAGCCACCAGATGCGGGCCTTCGAGGATCGGTTCCTGACCATCGGCCTGCCCTATCGCGTGATCGGCGGCCCGCGCTTCTACGAGCGGCTCGAGATCCGCGATGCGATGGCCTATTTCCGGCTGGTGGTCAGCCCCGATGACGATCTGGCCTTTGAACGGGTGGTCAACACGCCCAAGCGGGGCCTCGGCGACAAGGCGCAGCAGGTGATCCAGCGCATGGCGCGATCCAATGGCGTGAGCCTGGTCGAGGGGGCTCGGCTGGCGGTCGAGACGGGGGCCATCGGCGGCAAGGGCGCGCGCGAATTGCGCGGCTTCGTCGACGGCTTGGCGCGCTGGCGGGGCCTGATGCTGGGGGGCTTGCGCGCGGTCGGGCCCGAGGCCGACGACGATCTCCTGATCGAGGAGGGCGCGGTTCAGGACCGGCTCAGCCATATCGAACTGGCCGAGATGATCCTTGACGAAAGCGGCTACACGGCGATGTGGCAAAACGACAAGACGCCCGAGGCGCCGGGGCGGCTCGAAAACCTCAAGGAATTGGTCAAGGCGCTCGAAGGGTTCGAGAACCTGCAAGGGTTTCTCGAGCATGTCTCGCTCATCATGGACAATGAAAGCGACGACCAGGAGGAAAAGGTCACGCTGATGACGCTCCATGCCGCCAAGGGGCTGGAATTTCCCGCCGTCTTCCTGCCGGGCTGGGAGGATGGGCTGTTTCCCAGCCAGCGCGCGATGGACGAAAGCGGCATCAAGGGATTGGAGGAGGAACGGCGGCTGGCCTATGTGGGCATCACGCGGGCAGAAGAGGTCTGCACCATCAGTTTCGCCAGCAACCGCCGCGTCTATGGCCAGTGGCAGAGCCAGATGGCGAGCCGGTTCGTCGATGAATTGCCCGCCGAACATGTCGAGGTTCTGACGCCTTCGGGGCTGCATGGTCACCAGAACATGTCCTCGAGCGCGAGCCCCGTGGCGGGCATGATGCAGGGCAGCGCGCTGCACGAGGCCGCCGCGCGGGCCGATGTCTACAATTCGCCCGGCTGGCGGCGCTTGCAGCAAAACCAGGCCCGGCCCGGATTGCGCCAACCTTCCGAGGCGCGGAACATGACCATCGATGCCGAAGCCATCAGCGTCTTTGCGCTGGGCGACCGGGTGTTCCACCAGAAATTCGGCTATGGCGCGGTCATCGGGATCGAGGGCGACAAGATGGAAGTGGCCTTTGACAAGGCGGGCGAGAAGAAGGTGGTGGCCAGCTATCTGGTCAGTGCCGATGCGGCCGATGACGTGCCTTTTTGA
- a CDS encoding alpha-hydroxy acid oxidase codes for MDLHARYPALSDLKSRARRRIPHFVWEYLDSATGAETSTIRNRAALDAVLFRPAALRGEITPDLSTTLMGRSYAAPFGIAPLGMSGLIWPEAEKLLARHAARAGIPYTLSTVATRTPEDLAPEIGDQGWFQMYPPRAPEMRDDMLRRAREAGFHTLVLTVDVPAASRRERQTRGGLVQPPRLTPRLLAQVALCPAWALGIQATGMPRMRLMDSYADQTKTGPLPSTAHVGYLLRAAPDWEYVAALRDRWQGKLVIKGVMEADVAERAEGAGVDAVWVSNHAGRQFDGAPASLEVLPAIRAATPLPILFDSGITGGLDVMRALALGADFVMMGRPWHYALGALGQAGPAHWHDILVKDMTSNMAQIGAHALSDLAGRLVDRA; via the coding sequence ATGGACCTGCATGCACGCTACCCCGCCCTTTCCGATCTCAAATCCCGCGCCCGGCGGCGCATTCCCCATTTCGTCTGGGAATATCTCGACAGCGCGACCGGGGCCGAGACGAGCACGATCCGCAACCGCGCGGCGCTGGACGCCGTTCTGTTCCGCCCCGCGGCGCTGAGGGGCGAGATCACGCCGGACCTGTCCACGACGCTGATGGGCCGCAGCTATGCCGCGCCTTTCGGGATCGCGCCGCTCGGCATGTCGGGGCTGATCTGGCCCGAGGCGGAGAAACTCCTGGCCCGCCATGCCGCGCGTGCGGGCATTCCCTATACGCTGTCGACCGTGGCCACCCGCACGCCCGAGGATCTGGCACCCGAGATCGGGGACCAGGGCTGGTTCCAGATGTATCCCCCCCGCGCCCCCGAGATGCGCGACGACATGCTGCGCCGCGCCCGCGAGGCGGGGTTTCATACGCTTGTGCTGACCGTGGATGTGCCCGCCGCCTCGCGCCGCGAACGCCAGACGCGCGGCGGGCTGGTGCAGCCCCCGCGCCTGACGCCGCGCTTGCTGGCCCAAGTGGCGCTTTGCCCGGCCTGGGCGCTCGGCATCCAGGCCACCGGCATGCCGCGCATGCGTCTGATGGACAGCTATGCCGACCAGACCAAGACCGGCCCCCTGCCCTCGACCGCGCATGTGGGCTATCTTTTGCGCGCCGCCCCCGATTGGGAGTATGTCGCAGCGCTCCGCGACCGCTGGCAGGGCAAGCTGGTGATCAAGGGCGTGATGGAGGCCGATGTCGCCGAACGCGCAGAGGGCGCAGGCGTCGATGCCGTCTGGGTCTCGAACCATGCCGGCCGCCAGTTCGACGGCGCGCCCGCAAGCCTGGAGGTTCTGCCCGCCATCCGCGCCGCCACCCCCCTGCCGATCCTTTTCGACAGCGGCATCACCGGCGGGCTCGACGTGATGCGGGCCCTCGCGCTTGGGGCCGATTTCGTGATGATGGGGCGGCCCTGGCATTACGCGCTTGGCGCGCTGGGTCAGGCGGGGCCTGCGCATTGGCATGACATCCTGGTCAAGGATATGACCTCCAACATGGCGCAGATCGGGGCCCATGCGCTCTCGGACCTTGCCGGGCGGCTTGTCGACCGGGCCTGA
- a CDS encoding pyruvate carboxylase, producing the protein MPEFKKILIANRGEIAIRVMRAANELGKRTVAVYAEEDKLSLHRFKADEAYKIGEGLGPVAAYLSIPEIIRVAKASGADAIHPGYGLLSENPDFVDACAANGITFIGPKAETMRALGDKASARRVAIAAGVPVIPATEVLGDDMEAIAKEAAEIGYPLMLKASWGGGGRGMRPIQSEKELAEKVREGRREAEAAFGNGEGYLEKMILRARHVEVQILGDSHGNIYHLYERDCSVQRRNQKVVERAPAPYLSEAQREEICLLGKKICEHVNYECAGTVEFLMDMETGKFYFIEVNPRVQVEHTVTEEVTGIDIVRAQILIAEGKSLTEATGTASQYDVKLDGHAIQCRITTEDPTNNFIPDYGRITAYRGATGMGIRLDGGTAYSGAVITRYYDSLLEKVTAWAPTPEAAIARMDRALREFRIRGVSTNIAFVENLLKHPTFLNYQYHTKFIDQTPELFDFKPRRDRATRILTYIADITVNGHPETEGRPRPPAQARDPRPPALRVDAPRPGTRQMLDAEGPKAVAQWMKAQKQLLITDTTMRDGHQSLLATRMRSIDMIKAAPAYAANLPELFSVECWGGATFDVAYRFLQECPWQRLRDIRAAMPNIMTQMLLRGANGVGYTNYPDNVVQGFVKQAAESGVDIFRVFDSLNWVENMRVSMEAVLDTGKILEGTICYTGNILDPDRAKYDLKYYVKMAKELEAAGAHVLGLKDMAGLLKPASAAVLIPALKDAVDLPIHFHTHDTAGIACGTILAASAAGVDAVDCAMDALSGNTSQATLGTIVEALQFTDRDTGLDIKAIREISDYWEAVRTHYTAFESGMQAPASEVYLHEMPGGQFTNLKAQARSMGLEDRWHEVAQTYADVNRMFGDIVKVTPSSKVVGDMALMMVSQGLTRDDVENPEKEVAFPDSVIDMMRGNLGQPPGGFPPGILKKILKDEQPILERPGLRVPPVDLDKTRADLSDSLEVEIDGEDLMGYLMYPKVFTDYAARHKIYGPVRTLPTRTFFYGMEPGEQIEAEIDPGVTLVIQLQAVGETTDDGEVKVFFELNGQPRMIRVPNRKIAAKSVKRAKAEAGNPAHIGAPMPGVVASVAVTAGAKIKTGDLLLTIEAMKMETGLHAERDAVVKAVHVTPGGQIDAKDLLIELE; encoded by the coding sequence ATGCCCGAATTCAAGAAGATCCTCATCGCCAACCGCGGCGAGATCGCCATCCGCGTCATGCGCGCGGCCAATGAACTGGGCAAGCGCACCGTCGCCGTCTACGCCGAAGAGGACAAGCTGAGCCTGCACCGTTTCAAGGCGGACGAGGCCTACAAGATCGGCGAGGGGCTGGGCCCGGTCGCGGCCTATCTGTCGATCCCCGAGATCATCCGGGTGGCCAAGGCCAGCGGCGCCGATGCGATCCATCCGGGCTACGGGCTCTTGTCCGAGAACCCCGATTTCGTGGATGCCTGCGCGGCCAACGGCATCACCTTCATCGGGCCAAAGGCCGAAACCATGCGCGCGCTCGGCGACAAGGCAAGCGCGCGGCGCGTCGCCATCGCGGCGGGCGTGCCCGTCATCCCCGCGACGGAGGTGCTGGGCGACGACATGGAGGCCATCGCCAAGGAAGCCGCCGAGATCGGCTATCCCCTGATGCTCAAGGCCAGCTGGGGCGGCGGTGGCCGGGGCATGCGCCCGATCCAGTCCGAAAAGGAACTGGCCGAGAAGGTCCGCGAGGGCCGCCGCGAGGCCGAGGCCGCCTTCGGCAATGGCGAGGGCTATCTCGAAAAGATGATCCTGCGCGCCCGCCATGTCGAGGTGCAGATCCTCGGCGACAGCCACGGCAACATCTACCACCTCTACGAGCGCGATTGTTCCGTCCAGCGCCGCAACCAGAAGGTCGTGGAACGCGCCCCCGCCCCCTATCTGTCCGAGGCCCAGCGCGAGGAGATCTGCCTTCTGGGCAAGAAGATCTGCGAGCATGTGAATTACGAATGCGCGGGCACCGTCGAATTCCTGATGGATATGGAGACGGGCAAATTCTACTTCATCGAGGTCAACCCCCGCGTGCAGGTCGAACATACCGTCACCGAGGAAGTGACGGGCATCGACATCGTGCGCGCCCAGATCCTGATCGCCGAAGGCAAGAGCCTGACCGAGGCGACGGGAACCGCCAGCCAATATGACGTGAAGCTCGACGGACACGCCATCCAGTGCCGGATCACGACCGAGGATCCGACCAACAATTTCATCCCCGATTACGGTCGCATCACCGCCTATCGGGGGGCCACGGGCATGGGCATCCGGCTGGACGGCGGCACGGCCTATTCGGGGGCCGTCATCACCCGCTATTACGACAGCCTGCTGGAAAAGGTCACGGCCTGGGCCCCCACGCCCGAGGCGGCCATCGCCCGCATGGACCGCGCGCTGCGCGAATTCCGCATCCGGGGCGTGTCGACGAATATCGCCTTCGTCGAGAACCTGCTGAAGCACCCGACCTTCCTGAACTACCAGTACCACACGAAATTCATCGACCAGACGCCCGAATTGTTCGATTTCAAGCCGCGTCGCGACCGCGCCACGCGCATCCTGACCTATATCGCCGATATCACCGTGAACGGTCACCCCGAGACGGAAGGTCGCCCCCGTCCCCCCGCCCAGGCCCGCGATCCGCGCCCGCCCGCGCTGCGGGTGGATGCCCCGCGCCCCGGCACACGCCAGATGCTCGACGCTGAGGGGCCCAAGGCCGTGGCCCAATGGATGAAGGCGCAAAAGCAGCTTCTCATCACCGACACGACCATGCGCGACGGCCATCAATCGTTGCTCGCCACCCGGATGCGGTCGATCGACATGATCAAGGCGGCCCCTGCCTATGCCGCCAACCTGCCCGAGCTCTTCAGCGTCGAATGCTGGGGCGGCGCGACCTTCGATGTCGCCTACCGCTTCTTGCAGGAATGCCCGTGGCAGCGCCTGCGCGACATCCGCGCGGCCATGCCCAACATCATGACCCAGATGCTTTTGCGCGGCGCGAACGGGGTGGGCTACACCAATTACCCCGACAATGTCGTGCAGGGCTTCGTCAAGCAGGCGGCAGAATCCGGCGTCGATATCTTCCGCGTCTTCGACAGCCTCAACTGGGTCGAGAACATGCGCGTCTCGATGGAGGCTGTGCTCGACACCGGCAAGATCCTCGAAGGGACGATCTGCTATACCGGCAACATCCTCGACCCCGACCGGGCCAAGTATGACCTGAAATACTACGTCAAGATGGCCAAGGAGCTGGAGGCCGCAGGCGCCCATGTGCTGGGGCTCAAGGATATGGCGGGGCTTCTGAAACCGGCCTCCGCCGCCGTGCTGATCCCCGCGCTGAAAGATGCGGTGGACCTGCCCATCCATTTCCACACCCATGACACGGCGGGCATCGCCTGCGGCACGATCCTTGCGGCCTCCGCCGCGGGTGTCGATGCCGTCGATTGCGCGATGGATGCGCTCTCGGGCAACACGTCACAGGCCACGCTCGGCACCATTGTCGAGGCGCTGCAATTCACCGACCGCGACACCGGCCTCGACATCAAGGCGATCCGCGAGATCAGCGATTACTGGGAAGCCGTCCGCACCCATTACACCGCTTTTGAATCCGGCATGCAGGCCCCCGCGTCCGAGGTCTATCTCCACGAGATGCCGGGCGGCCAGTTCACCAACCTCAAGGCGCAGGCGCGCTCCATGGGCCTCGAGGATCGCTGGCACGAGGTCGCCCAGACCTATGCCGATGTGAACCGGATGTTCGGCGATATCGTCAAGGTCACGCCCTCCTCCAAGGTCGTGGGCGACATGGCGCTCATGATGGTCTCACAGGGCCTGACCCGCGATGACGTGGAGAACCCGGAAAAAGAGGTCGCCTTCCCGGATTCGGTCATCGACATGATGCGCGGCAACCTCGGCCAACCGCCGGGCGGCTTTCCCCCGGGCATCCTGAAAAAGATCCTCAAGGACGAGCAACCGATCCTCGAACGCCCCGGCCTGCGCGTGCCCCCCGTCGATCTCGACAAGACGCGCGCCGATCTGTCCGACAGTCTCGAGGTCGAGATCGATGGCGAGGATCTGATGGGCTATCTCATGTATCCCAAGGTCTTCACCGACTATGCCGCGCGCCACAAAATCTATGGCCCGGTCCGCACCCTGCCCACCCGAACCTTTTTCTACGGGATGGAACCCGGCGAACAGATAGAGGCGGAAATCGACCCCGGCGTGACCCTCGTGATCCAGCTTCAGGCCGTGGGCGAGACGACCGATGACGGCGAGGTAAAGGTCTTCTTCGAACTGAACGGCCAACCCCGGATGATCCGCGTCCCCAACCGCAAGATCGCGGCCAAAAGCGTCAAGCGCGCCAAGGCCGAGGCCGGGAACCCCGCCCATATCGGCGCGCCGATGCCCGGTGTCGTGGCCTCGGTCGCCGTGACGGCGGGGGCAAAGATCAAGACCGGCGATCTTCTCCTGACCATCGAGGCGATGAAAATGGAAACCGGCCTCCACGCCGAACGCGACGCGGTGGTCAAGGCCGTCCACGTCACCCCCGGCGGCCAGATCGACGCCAAGGACCTCTTGATCGAGCTGGAATGA